A region from the Salidesulfovibrio onnuriiensis genome encodes:
- a CDS encoding ABC transporter ATP-binding protein has translation MPKPILDIQGLTTCFSSPKGIAKAVDTVSLTFMQGETLAIVGESGCGKTVLALSVLGLIPDPPGRVTQGSAFYKGRDLLDMTENELRTVRGNQISMIFQEPMTALNPVFRVDDQIGEALRLHRGMGKQEAAERAVSMLELVGISNPRRIARSFPHELSGGMRQRVMIAMALSCEPDLLIADEPTTALDVTIQAQILELMEDLKQRMNGSLLLITHDLGVVARMAQRVAVMYSGKIVELATVEQIFEDPKHPYTQGLIGSVPDIGQKGDLNAIPGVVPSIFNLPRGCRFHPRCPKAFDRCAQEMPERFELDNGRSVRCWLYA, from the coding sequence ATGCCCAAACCCATTCTCGACATACAGGGTCTGACCACCTGTTTTTCCTCCCCCAAGGGAATCGCCAAGGCGGTGGATACCGTCAGCCTGACCTTTATGCAAGGCGAAACTCTGGCCATCGTGGGCGAATCCGGCTGCGGCAAGACCGTGCTGGCCCTGTCCGTGCTGGGGCTCATTCCGGATCCGCCCGGCCGCGTCACCCAGGGCAGCGCGTTCTACAAGGGGCGGGATCTGCTGGACATGACCGAAAACGAGTTGCGCACGGTGCGAGGCAACCAGATTTCCATGATCTTCCAGGAGCCCATGACCGCCCTCAACCCGGTCTTCCGCGTGGACGACCAGATCGGCGAGGCCCTTCGCCTGCATCGGGGCATGGGCAAACAGGAGGCTGCGGAAAGGGCCGTATCCATGCTGGAACTGGTGGGCATCTCCAATCCCCGGCGCATCGCCCGCTCCTTCCCGCACGAGCTTTCCGGGGGCATGCGCCAGCGGGTCATGATCGCCATGGCCCTGTCCTGCGAGCCGGACCTGCTCATCGCCGACGAACCGACCACCGCCCTGGACGTGACCATCCAGGCCCAGATCCTGGAACTCATGGAAGACCTCAAGCAACGCATGAACGGTTCTCTGCTGCTCATCACCCATGACCTGGGCGTGGTGGCCCGCATGGCCCAGCGCGTTGCCGTCATGTATTCGGGAAAAATCGTGGAACTGGCCACGGTGGAACAGATTTTCGAGGACCCCAAGCATCCCTATACCCAGGGGCTCATCGGCTCGGTGCCCGATATCGGCCAGAAAGGCGACCTGAACGCCATCCCAGGCGTGGTGCCGTCCATCTTCAATCTGCCCCGGGGCTGCCGGTTCCATCCGCGCTGTCCCAAGGCGTTCGACCGCTGCGCGCAGGAAATGCCGGAGCGCTTCGAACTGGACAACGGCCGCAGCGTGCGCTGCTGGCTTTACGCATAA
- a CDS encoding ABC transporter ATP-binding protein gives MAPLLEIRNLHKRFRVSGGLLGLKTGEVHAVTDVSFTLDKGETLGLVGESGCGKSTLAKCVMGLETMTSGDILFQGASIRDWDHKKLRRSMQMVFQDPYSSLNPRQRVGDIIKEMYDIHGIGTRAERKDKVRALLERVGLRPDQFERYPHEFSGGQRQRVAVARALALDPDLVVCDEPVSALDVSVRAQVLNLLRSLQQQFELTYIFISHDLSVVSHISDRVAVMYLGRIVELAPSEALFEKPLHPYTKALLSAILPPDPRKHTQRIPLSGDLPSPTRPPQGCPFHPRCPEAMDKCRIDAPAFNDLEGKRHVACWLY, from the coding sequence ATAGCCCCGCTCCTGGAAATACGAAATCTGCACAAGCGCTTCCGGGTCTCCGGCGGCCTGCTCGGCCTCAAGACCGGGGAAGTGCATGCGGTCACGGACGTGAGCTTCACCCTGGACAAGGGGGAAACCCTGGGCCTGGTGGGCGAATCCGGATGCGGGAAATCCACCCTGGCCAAATGCGTCATGGGCCTGGAAACCATGACCTCCGGCGACATCCTGTTCCAGGGCGCCTCCATCCGGGACTGGGACCACAAGAAGCTGCGCCGCAGCATGCAGATGGTCTTCCAGGACCCCTACTCCTCGCTCAACCCGCGCCAGCGCGTCGGGGATATCATCAAGGAGATGTACGACATCCACGGCATCGGCACCCGAGCCGAACGCAAGGACAAGGTGCGCGCCCTGCTGGAACGGGTGGGACTACGCCCGGACCAGTTCGAACGCTACCCGCATGAATTTTCCGGCGGCCAGCGCCAGCGCGTGGCCGTGGCCCGCGCCCTGGCCCTGGACCCGGATCTGGTGGTCTGCGACGAGCCCGTGTCGGCCCTGGACGTTTCCGTGCGCGCCCAGGTGCTCAACCTGTTGCGCAGCCTGCAGCAACAGTTCGAGCTGACCTATATCTTCATTTCCCACGACCTCTCCGTGGTCAGCCACATCAGCGACCGCGTGGCCGTCATGTACCTGGGGCGCATCGTGGAGCTCGCGCCCTCCGAAGCGCTCTTTGAAAAACCGCTCCATCCGTATACGAAGGCCCTGCTCTCGGCCATCCTGCCTCCCGATCCCAGAAAGCATACCCAACGCATCCCGCTTTCCGGCGACCTGCCCAGTCCCACCCGGCCGCCCCAGGGCTGCCCGTTCCATCCGCGCTGCCCCGAGGCCATGGACAAGTGCCGCATTGACGCTCCCGCCTTCAATGATCTAGAAGGCAAGAGACACGTGGCCTGCTGGCTTTATTGA
- the trmFO gene encoding methylenetetrahydrofolate--tRNA-(uracil(54)-C(5))-methyltransferase (FADH(2)-oxidizing) TrmFO, producing the protein MNIRKNLVIHNDNQEHTVKKVAVVGGGLAGCECAWQLARAGVAVTLYEMKPHKFSEAHTEEGLAELICSNSLRSNEFTTGIGLLKEEMRALGSLIMEAALACEVPAGKALAVDRAKFSEYVTRRIAERENIELERREVESLDAPELEDADAVVVAAGPLASSALTESLMKIIGDNKLYFYDAIAPIISRDSVNMDIAFWGSRYRPEDDDYLNCPMNEEQYKAFVAALLEGEKVVPREFEKEIHFEGCLPIEAMAERGEQTLAFGPLKPVGLEDPRTGERHYAVVQLRAENTDKTAFNLVGFQTKLKYPEQKKIFRMIPGLENAEFLRLGSIHRNTYVNAPKVLENLELKNRPGVYLAGQITGVEGYLESAACGQWLGIMLAARLEGKDVEEPPAETSLGALLGHLRTDAKKFQPSNVNFGLMPGLKKRMPKKFRKEAYGERAREMFAQWLERAGKQDA; encoded by the coding sequence ATGAATATACGAAAAAACTTGGTAATTCACAATGATAACCAGGAGCATACAGTGAAAAAGGTCGCAGTTGTTGGCGGCGGACTGGCCGGGTGTGAATGTGCATGGCAACTGGCCCGGGCGGGTGTTGCCGTGACCCTTTATGAAATGAAGCCGCACAAGTTTTCCGAGGCCCACACCGAAGAGGGATTGGCCGAACTCATTTGCTCCAACTCGCTCCGGTCCAATGAATTCACCACCGGCATCGGATTGCTCAAGGAGGAAATGCGGGCCCTGGGCAGCCTGATCATGGAAGCGGCCCTGGCTTGCGAGGTCCCGGCGGGCAAGGCCCTGGCCGTGGACCGGGCCAAGTTCTCCGAATATGTGACCCGCAGGATCGCGGAGCGGGAAAATATCGAGCTGGAGCGCAGGGAGGTCGAATCCCTGGACGCGCCCGAGCTCGAGGACGCCGACGCCGTCGTGGTGGCCGCCGGTCCGTTGGCGAGCTCGGCCCTGACCGAGAGCCTCATGAAGATCATCGGCGACAACAAGCTGTATTTCTACGACGCCATCGCTCCCATCATCAGCCGTGATTCCGTGAACATGGACATCGCCTTTTGGGGCAGCCGCTACCGTCCCGAGGATGACGACTATCTCAACTGCCCCATGAACGAGGAACAGTACAAGGCCTTTGTGGCCGCGCTGCTGGAGGGGGAAAAGGTGGTGCCCCGGGAATTCGAGAAGGAAATCCATTTCGAGGGCTGTCTGCCCATCGAGGCCATGGCCGAGCGTGGCGAGCAGACCCTGGCCTTCGGGCCGCTTAAGCCCGTGGGCCTGGAGGATCCCAGGACCGGAGAGCGCCACTATGCCGTGGTCCAGCTTCGGGCCGAGAACACGGACAAGACAGCCTTCAACCTGGTTGGATTCCAAACCAAGCTCAAGTACCCGGAACAGAAGAAAATCTTCCGCATGATTCCCGGGCTGGAAAACGCGGAATTCCTGCGGCTGGGCTCCATCCACCGCAACACCTACGTCAATGCTCCCAAGGTGCTGGAGAACCTGGAACTCAAGAATCGTCCCGGCGTTTACCTGGCCGGGCAGATCACCGGGGTGGAGGGGTATCTGGAATCCGCGGCCTGCGGTCAGTGGCTGGGCATCATGCTGGCCGCCCGGCTGGAGGGGAAAGACGTGGAGGAACCGCCGGCAGAGACCTCGCTGGGAGCCTTGCTGGGTCACCTGCGTACCGATGCCAAGAAGTTCCAGCCTTCCAACGTCAATTTCGGGCTCATGCCGGGGCTCAAGAAACGCATGCCCAAGAAGTTCCGCAAGGAGGCCTACGGCGAGCGCGCCCGCGAAATGTTCGCCCAATGGCTGGAGCGGGCGGGAAAACAGGACGCCTAG
- a CDS encoding ferredoxin-thioredoxin reductase catalytic domain-containing protein → MDAKQLYEQLRKLQEPKGYYFNKDMENMTMPLMESLLENKKRFGYMACPCRLANGELELDKDILCPCTYREPDVKEYGACYCGLYVSREWNDGEIEHQTVPERRPPEKIIF, encoded by the coding sequence ATGGACGCCAAGCAACTCTACGAACAACTCAGGAAGCTGCAGGAACCCAAGGGCTACTACTTCAACAAGGACATGGAAAACATGACCATGCCCCTGATGGAAAGCCTGCTGGAAAACAAGAAACGGTTCGGCTACATGGCCTGTCCGTGCAGGCTGGCCAACGGCGAGCTGGAACTGGACAAGGACATCCTCTGCCCCTGTACCTACCGGGAGCCGGACGTGAAGGAATACGGCGCATGCTATTGCGGGTTGTATGTTTCCAGGGAATGGAACGACGGCGAGATTGAGCACCAGACCGTGCCGGAACGGCGTCCCCCGGAAAAGATCATTTTTTAG
- a CDS encoding S1C family serine protease encodes MKCLRNVIVLLISAVLVSGCVMSVFEDRGPEYGFFFDPSDHIDELLAEGRVQDASDVFSRNRSWFMERLDDDDVLDSMGKLCRALHPFKVRPAEVSLAVLQGMEWPVGPDKWDDMRLALDEGEARLTTLKAEPILNVSPCTPEVRDLLQAELAAWKGRLERSAGKAFQQYPLPLEQSFFKVYPIFLDQQTFWEGNVSCVKPGLSHLGSKELEQAYSLYSPAMNDEGHHLFAERFFQLSLPSGAGQASLMDIVAAYKKARGMGMRVENVPNVKFAFIHATCDTLIRKRLIDFPISFDLDIPFNAVKAEGKHPYQSAAVKGADFVIIVNIALAKNDRFIEKTLPISSTFQNGVTRVPNPRFDILRMELQNATLAALGQTDPKAFEKEVADFKERLRTTPAFIEEPVFESYEYMVADVFVKKTATVHYYIIDRRARTYFTDTFDIQSNNAFKVVYNLHPFDIDKGKKMEDLAAEKDVVNFEESPIPVPISSLLGHCAESDTLWHSYADLEGIRKQIVEQQNVVLNRELENDFGFNRNQDIRFESVVKISNGAALGSGFYVADDMVLTNYHVVEGAQFVELKLWNEHASFGRVIAQDARLDLALIKVQERGRPVHFYSERFLPLGATVEAIGHPRGYDFTISRGIVSTVRKHSSITTVKGKPVLFVQTDCPINAGNSGGPLFMGGSVIGVNDFGVMKSQAEGLNFAVHYSEVFKFLKQHGVEYLMEVES; translated from the coding sequence GTGAAGTGTTTGCGGAATGTCATTGTCCTTCTGATTTCGGCCGTCCTTGTTTCCGGGTGCGTCATGTCCGTCTTCGAGGATCGAGGCCCCGAATACGGGTTCTTCTTCGATCCGTCCGATCATATCGACGAATTGCTCGCGGAGGGGCGGGTGCAGGACGCTTCGGATGTCTTTTCCCGGAATCGTTCGTGGTTCATGGAGCGTCTCGACGATGATGACGTCCTGGATTCCATGGGAAAGCTGTGCCGGGCATTGCATCCGTTCAAGGTGCGGCCTGCCGAGGTCTCGCTTGCAGTCCTGCAAGGCATGGAATGGCCCGTCGGGCCGGATAAATGGGATGACATGAGGCTGGCCCTGGACGAGGGGGAAGCGAGGCTGACGACCCTCAAGGCGGAGCCTATCCTGAATGTGTCCCCTTGCACTCCGGAGGTCCGGGACTTGCTGCAGGCGGAGCTTGCTGCGTGGAAAGGGCGGTTGGAGCGTTCCGCAGGCAAGGCGTTTCAACAATATCCGCTTCCGTTGGAACAAAGTTTTTTCAAGGTTTATCCCATTTTCCTGGACCAGCAGACATTCTGGGAAGGGAATGTGTCCTGTGTGAAACCGGGGCTCTCCCATTTGGGGAGCAAGGAGCTGGAGCAGGCCTATTCGCTGTATTCCCCGGCAATGAACGACGAGGGACATCATCTTTTTGCGGAGCGTTTTTTTCAACTGTCCTTGCCGTCCGGCGCGGGCCAGGCCAGCCTCATGGATATTGTGGCGGCCTATAAGAAGGCCCGTGGCATGGGAATGAGGGTGGAGAACGTCCCCAATGTCAAATTCGCATTCATTCACGCCACCTGCGACACCCTGATCCGCAAGCGGCTCATTGATTTTCCTATCAGTTTCGACCTTGATATTCCCTTCAACGCGGTCAAGGCCGAGGGCAAGCATCCCTATCAGAGCGCGGCGGTCAAGGGAGCGGATTTCGTCATCATCGTCAATATCGCGCTTGCGAAAAACGACCGGTTCATCGAGAAGACACTTCCCATATCCTCCACCTTTCAAAACGGCGTGACGCGCGTGCCCAATCCCCGGTTCGACATTCTCCGGATGGAGCTGCAGAACGCCACGCTTGCCGCGCTTGGCCAGACCGACCCAAAGGCCTTCGAAAAGGAGGTTGCGGATTTCAAGGAGCGCCTGAGAACCACCCCCGCATTCATCGAAGAGCCGGTGTTCGAATCCTATGAGTATATGGTGGCGGATGTCTTTGTGAAGAAAACGGCCACGGTTCACTATTACATCATCGACCGGCGCGCCCGGACATACTTCACGGATACTTTCGACATCCAATCCAACAACGCCTTCAAGGTCGTCTACAACCTGCATCCCTTCGACATAGACAAAGGCAAGAAGATGGAGGACCTGGCGGCCGAGAAGGACGTCGTGAATTTTGAGGAGTCCCCGATTCCCGTGCCCATCTCCAGCCTGCTGGGGCATTGTGCGGAAAGCGATACCCTGTGGCACTCCTATGCCGACCTGGAAGGAATCCGAAAACAGATCGTGGAGCAGCAGAACGTGGTTTTGAACCGCGAGCTGGAAAACGATTTCGGGTTCAACAGAAACCAGGACATCCGCTTTGAGTCCGTGGTCAAGATAAGCAATGGAGCCGCCTTAGGGTCCGGATTCTACGTTGCCGACGACATGGTGCTGACCAACTATCACGTGGTCGAGGGAGCCCAGTTCGTGGAGCTCAAGCTGTGGAACGAGCATGCCTCGTTCGGTCGCGTGATCGCCCAGGACGCCCGGCTGGATCTGGCGCTCATCAAGGTGCAGGAGCGGGGCCGTCCCGTTCATTTCTACTCGGAGCGTTTCCTGCCGCTGGGCGCCACGGTGGAGGCAATCGGTCATCCCCGGGGCTACGATTTCACCATTTCACGGGGCATTGTCAGCACCGTTCGCAAACATTCCAGCATCACCACGGTGAAGGGCAAACCGGTCCTGTTCGTGCAGACCGATTGCCCCATCAATGCCGGGAATTCAGGCGGCCCGTTGTTCATGGGCGGAAGCGTTATCGGGGTCAACGACTTCGGCGTGATGAAGAGCCAGGCTGAAGGGCTCAATTTTGCGGTGCACTATTCCGAAGTGTTCAAATTTCTCAAACAGCATGGTGTGGAATATCTGATGGAGGTGGAGTCGTGA
- the cbiQ gene encoding cobalt ECF transporter T component CbiQ — protein sequence MVTISEPFAHGDSVIHRADPRARLVSALLLTIPMALLTTSWAAGISVAVGLVLVFLAALSPVAVMNRLLAVNLFIAFLWIFLPFSTPGAPLLVLGPLAVAREGIHLALLLTLKSNAVVLCLMALMGSIRIQDMGPAMQSLRLPVKLCHLFLFTFRYIFVIRKEYQTMTRAMAVRGFKPRTNLHTYRSYAWLVGMLLVKSWDRAERVYNAMLCRGFQGRFYTLANFNFTTGDIFFITTAALAALGITACDLLHRGLI from the coding sequence GTGGTAACCATATCCGAGCCCTTCGCACATGGCGACTCCGTGATCCACCGCGCCGACCCGCGCGCGCGGCTGGTTTCCGCACTGCTGCTCACCATTCCCATGGCCCTGCTCACAACATCCTGGGCCGCGGGGATATCGGTGGCCGTGGGACTCGTTCTCGTTTTTCTGGCGGCCCTTTCCCCGGTTGCGGTCATGAACCGCCTGCTGGCGGTAAACCTGTTCATCGCCTTCCTGTGGATATTCTTGCCCTTTTCCACGCCGGGCGCGCCTCTTCTTGTTCTGGGGCCGCTGGCCGTGGCCAGGGAGGGCATCCACCTGGCCCTGCTCCTGACTCTCAAGTCCAACGCCGTGGTGCTCTGCCTCATGGCGCTCATGGGCTCCATCCGGATACAGGACATGGGGCCGGCCATGCAGTCACTGCGCCTCCCCGTCAAACTCTGTCACCTGTTCCTGTTCACCTTCCGCTACATCTTCGTCATCAGGAAGGAATACCAAACCATGACCCGGGCCATGGCCGTACGCGGGTTCAAGCCCAGAACCAACCTGCATACCTACCGCAGCTACGCCTGGCTGGTGGGCATGCTGCTGGTAAAAAGCTGGGACCGGGCCGAACGCGTCTACAACGCCATGCTCTGCCGAGGTTTCCAGGGCCGTTTCTACACCCTGGCGAACTTCAACTTCACCACGGGCGACATCTTCTTCATCACAACGGCAGCCCTGGCGGCCCTGGGCATCACGGCCTGCGACCTGCTGCACCGAGGACTGATATGA
- a CDS encoding energy-coupling factor ABC transporter ATP-binding protein yields the protein MTAENLIELNDIHYTYPDGDPVLLGLDFTLAPGSKVGIMGPNGAGKTTFLHILMGLIRPDQGAIRLFGQDLTASKNFNGARLKIGFLFQHSDDQLFSPSVLDDVAFGPLNQGLSREEAKRISLETLERLGLEGFENRVPYRLSGGEKKLVALATVLAMNPKVLVLDEPTTGLSPEARDRLMHILDHLDIPRIVVSHDADFLARTTDEILALRGGTISRGALKPHTHMHVHVEGDVPHEHS from the coding sequence ATGACCGCTGAAAACCTCATAGAGTTGAACGACATCCATTACACCTACCCCGACGGCGACCCCGTGCTTCTGGGCCTGGACTTCACCCTGGCCCCGGGGAGCAAGGTCGGCATCATGGGACCCAACGGCGCGGGCAAAACCACCTTCCTGCATATCCTCATGGGGCTCATCCGTCCGGATCAGGGCGCCATTCGCCTTTTTGGCCAGGATCTCACCGCGAGCAAGAACTTCAACGGTGCCCGGCTCAAGATCGGCTTCCTGTTCCAGCATTCGGACGACCAGCTGTTCAGCCCGTCCGTGCTCGACGACGTGGCCTTCGGCCCCCTCAACCAGGGCCTTTCGCGGGAGGAGGCAAAGCGAATTTCCCTGGAAACGCTGGAGCGCCTGGGACTGGAGGGATTCGAAAACAGGGTGCCCTACCGGCTCTCGGGCGGGGAAAAGAAGCTGGTGGCCCTGGCCACGGTGCTGGCCATGAACCCCAAGGTGCTGGTGCTGGACGAACCCACCACCGGCCTTTCACCGGAGGCGCGGGACAGGCTCATGCACATCCTCGACCATCTGGATATTCCGAGAATCGTGGTTTCCCACGATGCGGATTTTCTTGCCCGCACAACGGATGAAATCCTGGCCCTGCGGGGCGGCACAATCAGCAGAGGCGCGCTCAAACCTCACACGCACATGCATGTGCATGTGGAAGGCGACGTCCCCCACGAGCACAGCTAG
- a CDS encoding response regulator: MAAEIDLNMRILVVDDSATMRRIVVSALRECGFKNIVTADDGKTAWPHIEAGSIELVLSDQKMPGMDGLELLQMVRENEKFKELPFIMITAEAYKENVMEAVKLGVSNYIVKPFNTNQLIAKIVKVLGASLPAES, from the coding sequence ATGGCGGCTGAAATTGATCTGAATATGAGGATTCTCGTGGTGGACGACTCCGCCACCATGCGCAGGATCGTGGTTAGTGCGTTGCGGGAGTGCGGTTTCAAGAATATCGTCACGGCCGATGACGGCAAGACCGCCTGGCCACATATCGAGGCCGGGAGCATCGAGTTGGTGCTCAGCGACCAGAAGATGCCCGGCATGGACGGGCTGGAACTGCTGCAGATGGTCCGGGAGAACGAGAAGTTCAAGGAACTCCCTTTCATCATGATCACGGCCGAGGCCTACAAGGAAAACGTCATGGAGGCGGTCAAGCTCGGCGTGTCCAACTACATCGTCAAACCCTTCAACACCAACCAGCTCATCGCCAAGATCGTCAAGGTCCTGGGGGCATCCCTGCCCGCAGAGTCCTAG
- a CDS encoding O-acetylhomoserine aminocarboxypropyltransferase/cysteine synthase family protein — MADEKYGLQTRALHSGHVPDSDTGSRAVPIHMTTSYVFRDTGHAADLFALREQGFIYSRLTNPTTDVLEKRLAALHGGAGALATASGMAAVFYAVTTHTSAGQNIVSGSNLYDGASTLFRQTLSRFGIEVRFVDSSDPANVEAAIDENTRLVYSEAIGNPRCNVDDLSAIADAAHAHGVPFILDCTSAPPPIGDPFGFGADIAVYSLTKIVGGHGTALGGAIVEKGDFDWAASGKFPEICDPDPAYHGLSFWEALDCGRGEPRPVFCTKVRSGLLRDTGAAISPMNSFLILQGLETLPIRARIHCENARKVAEFLAGHERVEWVNYAGLEDHPDFGNARRYFPDGPGAVFGFGVKGGLEAGRRFIEGVELCSHLANILDARTLVIHPASTTHSQSTPEQQRAAGVTEDMIRISIGIEDIEDIVADLDQALKSSGR; from the coding sequence ATGGCTGACGAAAAATACGGATTGCAGACCAGGGCGCTTCACTCGGGGCATGTGCCGGATTCGGATACGGGCTCCCGGGCCGTGCCCATCCACATGACGACCAGCTATGTGTTTCGCGATACCGGGCACGCGGCCGACTTGTTTGCGCTCAGGGAGCAGGGCTTCATCTATTCCCGGCTTACCAATCCCACCACGGACGTGCTGGAAAAACGGCTGGCGGCCCTGCACGGCGGGGCCGGGGCCCTGGCAACGGCCTCGGGCATGGCCGCGGTCTTTTATGCGGTGACCACCCATACCAGCGCGGGACAGAACATTGTTTCCGGCTCCAACCTCTATGACGGTGCGAGCACCCTGTTCCGGCAGACCTTGAGCCGGTTCGGCATAGAAGTGCGTTTCGTGGATTCGTCCGATCCCGCCAATGTCGAGGCCGCCATAGATGAAAATACCCGGCTGGTCTATTCCGAGGCCATCGGCAACCCTCGCTGCAACGTGGACGATCTTTCGGCCATTGCGGACGCGGCGCACGCGCACGGCGTTCCGTTTATTCTGGACTGCACCTCCGCGCCTCCGCCCATAGGCGATCCGTTCGGGTTCGGCGCGGATATCGCGGTGTATTCCCTGACCAAGATCGTGGGCGGGCATGGCACGGCCCTGGGCGGGGCCATTGTGGAAAAGGGCGATTTCGACTGGGCCGCATCCGGCAAGTTCCCGGAAATATGCGACCCGGATCCCGCCTATCATGGGCTGAGTTTCTGGGAGGCTTTGGACTGCGGCAGGGGCGAACCCCGTCCGGTGTTCTGCACCAAGGTGCGCTCCGGCCTTCTGCGCGACACCGGAGCCGCCATTTCCCCCATGAACAGTTTCCTGATTCTCCAGGGGCTTGAGACTCTCCCCATTCGCGCCAGGATCCATTGCGAAAACGCCCGGAAAGTCGCCGAGTTCCTCGCCGGGCACGAGCGCGTGGAGTGGGTCAACTATGCCGGGTTGGAGGATCACCCCGATTTCGGCAATGCCCGGCGCTATTTCCCGGATGGTCCCGGCGCGGTGTTCGGGTTCGGCGTCAAGGGAGGCCTGGAGGCGGGACGCAGGTTTATCGAGGGCGTGGAACTGTGTTCCCACCTTGCCAACATCCTTGACGCGCGGACCCTGGTCATTCATCCCGCGAGCACCACGCATTCCCAATCCACCCCCGAGCAGCAGCGTGCGGCCGGGGTGACCGAGGACATGATCCGTATCTCCATAGGCATTGAAGATATTGAGGATATTGTGGCCGATTTGGATCAGGCCCTGAAAAGCTCAGGGCGCTGA
- the traT gene encoding complement resistance protein TraT: protein MKPGNKVLLSLLCVALLIGGCGKSRYGMVREPRTSLMYGSYLSDNFVVDSSLYHNKKLKVRIRNTSGDPEFDLKQFKTVLEAAYEQAGYTVTQEDDFGILLDVNVKYSGQIQDDFNEKGRDAGAIAGGIAGAYHGIERHDATDTLVGGTIGVVVGATIGTILGSFVTDDTYIIITDLALATVSPKKADDTTTITFGGKKKKWKKNNFRGFRSVDKVRLYVYAGGRMTDQAEISEGVRSRFVRILQDII, encoded by the coding sequence GTGAAACCTGGAAACAAGGTGTTGTTGAGCCTGCTGTGTGTGGCGCTTTTGATCGGCGGGTGCGGAAAATCGAGATACGGGATGGTCCGTGAGCCCAGGACCAGCCTCATGTATGGTTCCTACCTGAGCGATAATTTCGTGGTGGATTCCAGCTTGTATCATAACAAGAAGCTCAAGGTGCGCATCCGCAACACCTCGGGCGATCCCGAGTTTGACCTCAAGCAGTTCAAGACGGTTCTGGAAGCCGCCTATGAGCAGGCCGGGTATACGGTGACCCAGGAGGATGATTTCGGCATTTTGTTGGATGTGAACGTTAAATATTCCGGTCAGATCCAGGATGATTTCAATGAAAAGGGCCGGGATGCCGGGGCCATTGCCGGCGGAATCGCCGGAGCCTACCACGGCATCGAGCGGCATGACGCCACCGATACCCTGGTGGGCGGCACCATCGGCGTTGTGGTGGGGGCCACCATCGGCACCATCCTGGGCAGTTTCGTTACCGACGACACCTATATCATCATTACGGATCTGGCTCTGGCCACGGTTTCTCCCAAAAAGGCGGACGATACGACCACCATCACCTTTGGTGGGAAAAAGAAGAAATGGAAAAAGAACAATTTCCGTGGATTCCGAAGCGTGGACAAGGTTCGTCTGTATGTCTATGCAGGGGGGCGGATGACCGATCAGGCCGAGATCTCCGAAGGAGTGCGGTCCCGGTTCGTGAGAATTCTGCAGGACATCATCTGA
- a CDS encoding HD domain-containing protein: MITREEAFELLKTRNGDPAQINHGLESEAVLRALARKLGKDEDLWGITGLLHDLDYPATKEGVTRHGLDTADMLQGQLPEDALNAIRRHAAEMNGSEGPETDFDYALRCGETVTGLVHTAALVRPTRMEGMTPKSLKKKMKDKAFAASVNRDEIRESDKLGLELGEFLQISIDAITEIAPEVGLA; the protein is encoded by the coding sequence TTGATTACCCGAGAAGAAGCTTTTGAATTGTTGAAAACCCGCAACGGCGACCCGGCACAGATCAACCACGGCCTGGAATCCGAGGCCGTACTGCGCGCCCTGGCCCGCAAGCTGGGCAAGGACGAGGACCTGTGGGGCATCACGGGCCTGCTGCACGATCTCGACTATCCCGCGACCAAGGAAGGCGTCACCCGCCACGGGCTGGACACGGCCGACATGCTCCAGGGCCAGCTGCCCGAGGACGCGCTCAACGCCATCCGCCGCCACGCCGCTGAAATGAATGGTTCCGAAGGCCCGGAGACCGACTTCGACTATGCCCTGCGTTGCGGCGAAACCGTCACCGGCCTGGTGCATACCGCGGCCCTGGTGCGGCCCACCAGGATGGAAGGCATGACCCCCAAGAGCCTAAAGAAGAAAATGAAGGACAAGGCCTTTGCCGCCAGCGTCAACCGCGACGAGATCCGCGAAAGCGACAAGCTGGGCCTGGAACTTGGCGAATTCCTGCAGATTTCCATCGACGCCATTACCGAGATCGCACCAGAGGTGGGGCTGGCATAA